Within the Senegalia massiliensis genome, the region AGATTTAAAAGCTATCTTTGAAGCTGCTAGATATGCACCATCTTGTTTTAATGAGCAACCATGGAGATATATTGTAGCTTATAAGGATGATGATGTAGAAATATTAAGGGGATTATTAATGAAAGGAAATAGTTGGGCAAAAAAAGCACCTGTACTTGCAATTGCAATTTCTACAAATACATTTAAACGTAACAATAAAAAAAATAATTATAATAAATTTGATACAGGTACTTCATGGGGATTTTTATCTTTAGAAGCTAAAAAAAGAGGATATGATACTCATGGAATGGCTGGTTTTAGTAAAAAGAAAGCACGTGAGATACTAAATATACCTGAAGACTGTGATATAATTGCTATGATAGCAATAGGAAAAAGAATTAAAAGTGGAAATGAAAAACCTAATACTAGAAAATCTTTAGAAGAAGTTATGATAGATATTAATTTCTTTAAAGAGAGAAATTAAAATACTTAAATATCATATTTTATAAATAATAGAAAACTCCTATTTAGGAGTTTTTTTTATGAAAAATGTTGACAATTAATAATAATAAAGATAAAATATATTTCGTATACTAAATATTGCTATGCGAAATAGTTTTGAAAATGAGGTGTATTAATGAAAAATAATGGAATAAGTATAGTTAAATTATTAAAAAATGTAATGGATACTATGAAACGTAATATAGAAGATGAATTTAAAGAAATGAATTTGACAGGACCACAAGGTATGCTTATAGGAATATTAAGCAAATATGAAGAG harbors:
- a CDS encoding nitroreductase family protein, translated to MERQFNYDIMKVIKERWSPREFSNEKVPLEDLKAIFEAARYAPSCFNEQPWRYIVAYKDDDVEILRGLLMKGNSWAKKAPVLAIAISTNTFKRNNKKNNYNKFDTGTSWGFLSLEAKKRGYDTHGMAGFSKKKAREILNIPEDCDIIAMIAIGKRIKSGNEKPNTRKSLEEVMIDINFFKERN